In Juglans microcarpa x Juglans regia isolate MS1-56 chromosome 1S, Jm3101_v1.0, whole genome shotgun sequence, the genomic stretch AAGGACTCGTTGTTATATTCGTATAGATCATAATCCAAAGCCGACTCTCTTTATATTCTTCTCGTGGGTGTGTtccagaaaataaaagattctGTTAGATTTCATTCCCGATTACATGTTTTCAATTTCATAATACATGGTGGCTGTGTTTTTAGAGTATTTGGTTTCTCTGATGAATCATTAATGTACAAGTGAGGAAGAAATCATTATAGGAAACGATATTAAAGCATAATCAAGTTGTCGGCTTTGTGAAAACCATgcaaacatgaaaaagaaatttctcTTCCCCTGCAGCAGAACAAACAGAAAaaggaaatcattttttttttcttggctaaTAGTTGTTTCGTATTTGGAAGCGGTGAAAATGTGTATATTCATATGTACTTGGAGCTTGAAGTctgatttttcttcattttcagcGTTATTGGCAATGTCTGCAACAACAATCAACGACCCAATGGTAATATCAGCCCCGGAAACACAACCACCCGCAGTAGCTACCAAACTCATCACCCAAATCGAAGTAGAATTCGCCATATGCGACTGCTGCGGGCTTACCGAGGAGTGCACGCCGGCGTACATAGCGCGCATCCGGGAACGTTACCAGGGAAAATGGATATGCGGTCTATGCTCCGAGGCCATAAAAGACGAGATCATGAGGTCCGAAAGGCTAATTAGCACTGAAGAAGCAATCACGAATCACTTCAACTTCTGTAAAACATTCAAGTCCTCGGCGCCGCCCCCGAATCCCACCGTGCATTTGATAGCTGCCATGAGACAGATTCTTAGGCGCAGTTTGGATTCTCCAAGGGGAATGAGGTCTGCGCCAACTAGTCCGGTGAAAGGTGACCGGAATATTCATGGTCCGGGGTTTCCCAGGTCTGGCAGTTGTATTCCTAGTCTTTCCGGTTCGTGAAGGTTTGGGATGGGAAGGGAACAATATAGAGACATACATGGGGGAGTATACGTACGTTTCTTCTTTGTGCAAAATGAACACCCAAAAAAGGAATAAAGGTTGAAATGATTAATGTAGTTGTGATCTGGTTATGATCAGGTATATATGAAACTTTTTTCTCTGTTGCTAAAAACTTTACTTTGTtttctctgaatccaaacactTGTCTAGCTACTAGCTAGTGGCATATTGTTCTGATTGGAAAACTGCAAATGCTAAACACTTCATCTCACAGGTTACATATGCCTTAAATtgtggtttgaaaattttgccaGATAGGTTGTGACTGGTTCAAGCACTTGAGTTTTGTTTATACTCTCTCTAAAATGTAACTAAGCTGGTGAAGATTGCATTATTAAAGTTCAGATGGAGAGAGTTGTGGAATATGCATGCCTGATAATTAGGCTGTTCTGTTTTAAGCATGAGCATATCACACAGTTTTAGGATGGTATCTGTAGTACTACGCTATAAATTATGACTCTATGCCATTAAATTATACATGTAAGTTGCAAATTTTTTATGAGATCCAGCAGATATAGTAGCATGTCATGGCTGCATTACAGTTGTATAAACGATTCCGCTGCTAAATACGAGAAATTGATTGAGCTGTCCGACAATGTACTTTATAGCCTATTTTGGGGAAGATTATTCAAACCTTCCTCACAATTGTGCAGATCATGAGATATCGACCACAGGCCGAATTTGTAAAAATCTTCAGGTTTAGAGttaaaagactaaaaaaaatgtgatttggGTTTATTTTGGTGGCTTACACGTGGCATGGCGCAATTTATTAGAATCTGGCTGTTCAACTCTCTACAAGCGAAGTGATGACTGATGAATAGAGATATTGTTCAATTGCTTAACTGGattgaatattagtgaaatatATAGGTAGATACTACGATATTTAATATTGCTTgtatatggttttattttttatttttttgcatagAATGAACTTCACATGTTGTATGTATCTCTCTTTACATTAATCAATCCAATtcaattaagaaataaaaaagtatttcaaTTGTCAAAGAAATTACCTTAAGCAATAGTTGCCTGATTGGTGACCATAAATGGTAAGAAGCAATTGCTTAAATGCTGACCATAAATGGTACGGGCGGCAAAGAAAGAGTGAATGAAGGTGTATTCACAGTTAGATTGTTACCATTTAAgcatcaaatttttatataaaatataataaataatttaattttttaaaatatcaaaataataataatttttaaaataatattctaataatattttttttaatttttaattttttttctcaaattattccGCTCACTGTCGAAACGTATCGAGTTATCGTAAAACTGTTTTTGTTTAGAGAAATTCTTGTAGTCAGTCTGAAAATTATACACCGCACACATGGCGAACCCAGTCTGCCAAACACGTCACGGGTCATCAACAGCAAGAGGAGATTTGAAGATGGTTGGATTACAAGTGATTTCTGGGTGGTCGTCGATCGAGGAAAGagaggactttttttttttttttctaatcaagcattttatagatatataaagaaatataaaagttCAAGGTGGATCCTTTCCACTATCAATATACAAAAAGTAACTAAGAATATTATCTATAGGTAGGCTTCCAAAAACATGATTGGTAGCTGCCCATTGCGCCACTGAgtgcgcacatcgattttgagatTGATGAATTTTAGTAAATCTTCAGTCTTGATGATGTAGAGAGTTTTGCAGTATGTCCCCAATGATGGTTGAGATGTTCCAAAAAGGAGTAGAATCTGGATTTTCTATAGATGTGAATACCGATTGCGCATCCCGTTCTATAATTGCTAGATTCTGGGTAGAAGCCATTTTGGATGCTAGCAGTGCTGCCAATGCTTCTGCCACTAGAGGGATATTTGTTTGTACCTTATCTGTTATTATCCCCAAAATCTCTCCACTATGATTTCTTTGTATTACTGAGACAACTGAGTATTGGTCTCGTACTGCTGTATCAAATGAGAAGCTTAGATAATTTGGAGGAGGAGGcttccattcttcttctttgctttgttgactctgtttttctttccatGCATCTTTATATTCTTCATAGATGTGTTTCAACTGGATCTTTGCTTCTTCCAGTGACAAAGAGGTGTGATTGTGGACTatgtcatttcttttcctccgaaTAAAATCTAGAATTATAACCGCAAATAACTGAAAATGATGCTTTTCTTCTATTCGGAGTCCCAACTCTTTCCTGGGTAGATGATCATTCTGATTCAGTCTGCAATAGAGTTAATAGGCAAGCTTGCAAGATTTAGAGGCCAACTGCTTTGTTGCCACAAAATTCTGATGACGGGACAATCTATGAAAATATTCTTTAGAGTCTCTTTGTCTTGATTGCAGAGTGGACATTCTTTTGATTCTTGATGAGAAACGAAATCACCTATTCGTGATTTAGTAGGAAGAATATTCCAAAGTAATTTCCAGATCAGTAATTTATGTCGATCATGAATTTTTAAGCTCCACATTGGCTTAAAGAGAGGACTTGAAAGTGAGGGAAATCACGAGAGAGCTACCGGTGACGGTCCAGTTGGTTGGAGAGCTCCATGATCCCAcgtgagtaatgttagagaaaagttattgtaacaatatatattttgtactcaCTACAtggttatttttaattaattatttctaacaTTCACTTGAAAAGATgtatagtttaaataatatcacattatgtatataaaatagatattctCAATAGTACCTTCTACTTATATTTATTCTCTCGCCTAGCATGAAATCTCCGTTTCGCGTTTGAAAATCACGGAGGTcttaaaatgaaacaaaataaaagaaataaaaataaaaccacgCTGACTGATTGTACGGTGTGTGATGTAAGGATTTTACAATAGCAAGACTCGTTTATTTAACAATAGAGTGACGaattctatcaaaaaaaaaaaaaaaaactatagagtGACGAATACTGCGAGATCAACACGTGGAAGATATTCATTATCGTACTGACTATTGATGTCTTCAGTTGCTTGACATCAACAAAAGACGTACATCCGAACGGGGACCGACAAATTCATGACTTGACTTTTTTGCAATCTCCTGGAAACTCATCTTTTTCTTGttatatgagataaaataagaaattctaatttctcaaatgttttttttaaacatctcttaaatataaaaatattttaaattttaaattttaaattttaaattttaaattttaaatttttttatttaattattacaatttatacaaattttaaaataaaacacaaaaattaatacaactttttcaaattacaaaaaattatattcaaacaaatttaattttataatatttttattcaacttttttatctcacattttctaaaatccaataaaatattttaacttaaactatttcactattatttacagaatagtTATTCTACACAGCAGCCCTATACCACACAtctaataagagaaaaaaaataaaaaataaaaacaggtgCGTGGTATAAGACTGGTGAATTAAAGTTTTCTTTACAGAATTATTAGATATTACAAGTGTTtaaaccaaagttttgaatttcgtactgTACCGACCGGTATggccgaaatatttcgtttctgTGGCGTAGCTGGTACAAAGAATGGTATAGTTTTGTGCTACTCAGAATCGGCCATTTCGGCCTGTACCTACCGATATTTTTgcctttacttttctttttcttttttcatttcttcaaactgcaaattcatttttttacccTAAATTTAGACTagattgtttataatttttatatatttatatataatttatttatatatatattattattttggaatataatttatatatatttatatatataatttattcatatctAGACTACTCCGAAACGGTATCCGAAATGATACTGGTAtcgaaatatctcatttcaatgcTTTGATCGAAACGGTCACTGATACGATATTCAAATCATTAGTTTAAACCACTCGTGCTACTTtcaagttaaatattttatatttttaattctaaGTGTTAGTTAAAGTTTGGATAGTCAAAGATGGAAAATTCTACTTGAAGGCGGTTTTGCGCACCAACCGCGCACAAAAGATGACATGGAATGCAGCTGGATTAACAAAACAGTGCGTGTTAAATAGGCAGGAGTTGAAATTCTATGGGAAAACTGTACTTGAACTTGAAGGCGATTTCACGCATCAACCTTTCAAGCTCGAAGTCCTTGGGCTATTTCGCTCCTCTTCATAGAGAATATACGTCGAGCCCATCATCAAGATACCGGTGGACAGATCAAGAGGTGAGGCTAGTTCAAAAAGTCTCGGGCGTCTGTTCCACACGGCGGTCACGACCTCGAACTGCATCTACAACACCTGATAGTGCAGGGTCATGTACTACTGGTTCAAGAAATTTAAGGATAATCCCAACTCTGAGATGGGTGGGTATACGAGGATCTTGCACTCTGGGAAGCCTAACAAGTACATGGACGAGATCCCCACCTTTGCTGCCCAGCCTCTTCCCCTAGCTATTCCTTCCCTTTCATCAATTTATATGTACTATGTGTTTTACCATCGAAAAGAAATATAAGACATGGTTACAAAGAGCAGAAGTCTGCTATAAATGGGAAAGTAATTATAGATGCACTATTTACGATTAAAATCCTCGTATAAATAGGAttgtgtgtaatttttttgttactCAAAATATTAGAGGTGCttaaccactttttttttttttttctcatatgaGATATTAACCCGTAATGTGTAGCTTTCAAATTGTCAGGCCTATGAGTATCCAGTTCAAATCTGTTAGTTCATCGGCCATTCTCTCACTCACTGTTTGATTTGATAATGAACAATAGTTCTCCATAGAGTCTCGGCCAAAGGTTAAAAGAAGAGATTTGGGGTGGGATTTGGGAGAGATGAAGGGATCTGAAGATTGAGTGGCCTGCATTGCGTTGAGGAAGCAAGATGAAGCTGAAGttgtcttcttctttctattctctatgttttttattttttttattatttttttaatgacatcTAAAACAGTCACCTAACCACCACTTGGTACGCGGTTGGTGCATAGAACTGCATGTACCTAGAagaatttttatctcatattattattataatttttttaaatttttacataaaacatgataaacaattcaatttttttaaatttaaaaataataatattaaaaaaataatattttattcaacttttaacttttcttttaattcattATCTAAATGGCACCTTAttatactaaaaatattatttttattattttaacataacaatattttcttatttatattaaactaaGGTTTCGTTTGCTTCTtgaactcatttcaactcattattacaatttttttaaatttcaatacaaaatataataaataatttaacttttttaaattttaaaataataataaaattaaaaaataatattttattatctcaattcaattcaattcaattcaacttaatttaacTTCTAACCGCAACCTAATACTAAAATCAATCTCgagttaaatatatattagaaacaattgttttttataGATTCTTgtggattttaaatttaagattgGGTCCTTTCTTTATCCTACGGACAGTCACGTGTTGTCGTTCTGCAAATTCCAATGTCGTACATCTTtgtcccctctctctctct encodes the following:
- the LOC121247524 gene encoding uncharacterized protein LOC121247524 — translated: MSATTINDPMVISAPETQPPAVATKLITQIEVEFAICDCCGLTEECTPAYIARIRERYQGKWICGLCSEAIKDEIMRSERLISTEEAITNHFNFCKTFKSSAPPPNPTVHLIAAMRQILRRSLDSPRGMRSAPTSPVKGDRNIHGPGFPRSGSCIPSLSGS